A genomic segment from Bradyrhizobium sp. ISRA430 encodes:
- a CDS encoding O-acetylhomoserine aminocarboxypropyltransferase — MSDRLPGFSTLAVHAGAQPDPTTGARATPIYQTTSFVFNDADHAASLFGLQSFGNIYTRIGNPTNAVLEERVAALEGGTAALAVASGHAAQVVVLQQLLQPGDEFIAARKLYGGSINQFTHAFKSFGWNVVWADPDDITTFERAVSPRTKAIFIESIANPGGSITDIEAISTVARKAGVPLIVDNTLASPYLIRPIDHGADIVVHSLTKFLGGHGNSLGGIIVDAGTFDWSTGGKYPMLSEPRPEYHGIRLQETFGNFAFAIACRVLGLRDLGPALSPFNAFMILTGIETLPLRMQKHCDNAKAIAEFLAGHPAVASVSYAGLPGDKYNQLARKYAPRGAGAVFTFSLKGGYDAGVSLVSKLQLFSHLANVGDTRSLVIHPASTTHSQLDDAAKIKSGAGPDVVRLSVGIEDKEDLIADLEQALSA, encoded by the coding sequence ATGAGCGATCGCCTTCCGGGATTTTCGACCCTTGCCGTGCACGCCGGTGCACAGCCCGACCCCACCACCGGTGCGCGCGCGACCCCGATTTATCAGACGACCTCGTTTGTCTTCAATGACGCCGACCATGCCGCCTCGCTGTTCGGATTGCAGTCGTTCGGCAACATCTATACCCGCATCGGCAATCCCACCAACGCCGTGCTTGAAGAGCGCGTCGCCGCGCTCGAAGGTGGCACCGCGGCTCTGGCCGTCGCGTCCGGCCATGCCGCGCAGGTCGTGGTATTGCAGCAATTGCTCCAGCCCGGCGACGAGTTCATCGCCGCACGAAAACTCTATGGCGGCTCGATCAACCAGTTCACGCATGCGTTCAAGAGCTTTGGCTGGAACGTGGTGTGGGCCGATCCCGACGACATCACGACCTTCGAGCGCGCGGTCTCGCCGCGGACCAAGGCCATCTTCATCGAGTCCATCGCCAATCCCGGCGGCAGCATCACCGATATCGAGGCGATCTCGACGGTGGCCCGCAAGGCCGGCGTGCCGCTGATCGTCGACAACACGCTGGCCTCGCCCTACCTGATCCGCCCGATCGATCACGGCGCCGACATCGTCGTGCACTCGCTGACGAAGTTTCTCGGCGGCCACGGCAATTCGCTCGGCGGCATCATCGTCGATGCCGGCACCTTCGACTGGTCCACGGGCGGCAAATATCCGATGCTGTCCGAACCGCGGCCGGAATATCACGGTATCCGGCTGCAGGAGACGTTCGGCAATTTCGCCTTCGCGATCGCCTGCCGCGTCCTCGGCTTGCGCGATCTCGGCCCCGCGCTGTCGCCCTTCAACGCCTTCATGATCCTGACCGGCATCGAGACGCTGCCGCTGCGCATGCAGAAGCACTGCGACAACGCCAAGGCGATTGCCGAATTCCTCGCCGGCCATCCCGCAGTGGCCTCGGTGAGCTATGCGGGTCTGCCGGGTGACAAGTACAACCAGCTCGCGCGCAAATATGCGCCGAGGGGCGCGGGCGCCGTGTTCACCTTCAGCCTGAAGGGCGGCTACGACGCCGGCGTCAGCCTGGTGTCGAAGCTGCAACTGTTCTCGCATCTTGCGAATGTCGGCGACACCCGCTCGCTCGTCATCCACCCTGCCTCGACCACGCACAGCCAG
- a CDS encoding CoA-binding protein, whose amino-acid sequence MNHDSYPDNYIRGILNSVKSIAMVGASPVNVRPSYFAFKYLAQRGYDMIPVNPGHVGKELLGKPFVASLRDLGRPIDMIDIFRNSSHIMPVVEEALTLDPLPKVIWMQLGARDDAAAEKAEAAGIKVVMNRCPKIEYGRLSSEISWMGVNSRTLSSKRPPAPTQGMRLSLNRMSVGGGDTAASDRAAKNKSEQS is encoded by the coding sequence ATGAACCACGACTCCTATCCCGACAATTACATCCGCGGCATCCTCAACAGCGTGAAGTCGATCGCGATGGTCGGCGCCTCGCCGGTCAACGTGCGGCCGAGCTACTTTGCGTTCAAATATCTGGCACAGCGCGGCTACGACATGATTCCGGTCAATCCCGGTCATGTCGGCAAGGAGCTGCTCGGCAAGCCGTTCGTCGCCTCGCTGCGCGATCTCGGCCGCCCCATCGACATGATCGACATCTTCCGCAACTCGAGCCACATCATGCCCGTGGTCGAGGAAGCGCTGACACTCGACCCGTTGCCGAAGGTGATCTGGATGCAGCTCGGGGCGCGTGACGATGCGGCCGCAGAGAAGGCCGAGGCCGCCGGCATCAAGGTCGTGATGAACCGCTGCCCGAAGATCGAATATGGCCGCCTGTCGTCGGAGATCTCCTGGATGGGCGTCAATTCGCGCACGCTGAGTTCGAAGCGTCCGCCGGCACCGACGCAAGGCATGCGACTGTCCCTCAACCGGATGAGCGTCGGCGGCGGCGACACCGCAGCATCGGATCGCGCCGCCAAAAACAAGAGCGAGCAAAGCTGA
- a CDS encoding enoyl-CoA hydratase has translation MSVQAARAPSPPPPILLREIVDSVAVLTLNRPAARNSLSEAMIGQLHASLNAIAEDKRIRAAVIAANGPAFSAGHDMKELTARRTDPDRGRAYFAQVMTACSAMMQAIVRLPKPVVAAVQGIATAAGCQLVASCDLAVASEAASFATPGVDIGLFCSTPMVALSRNVPRKQAMEMLLTGEPIPAARAREIGLVNRVVAAGTERDAAIALAQQVALKSAYTVKLGKEAFYRQAEMSLAEAYRYAAEVMTENMMARDAEEGIGAFIEKRAPTWKDE, from the coding sequence ATGTCAGTCCAAGCCGCCCGCGCCCCCTCTCCCCCGCCGCCGATCCTGCTGCGCGAGATCGTCGACAGCGTTGCCGTGCTCACGCTGAACCGACCGGCCGCGCGCAATAGCCTCTCGGAGGCGATGATCGGACAGCTACATGCGAGCCTCAACGCGATCGCGGAGGACAAGCGCATCCGCGCGGCCGTCATCGCGGCCAACGGCCCCGCTTTTTCGGCCGGCCACGATATGAAAGAACTCACCGCGCGCCGCACCGATCCGGATCGCGGCCGGGCCTATTTTGCGCAGGTCATGACGGCTTGCAGCGCGATGATGCAGGCGATCGTGCGTCTGCCCAAGCCTGTGGTCGCTGCCGTTCAGGGCATAGCCACCGCAGCCGGCTGCCAGCTCGTCGCAAGCTGCGACCTCGCCGTCGCCTCGGAGGCCGCAAGCTTCGCCACGCCCGGCGTCGATATCGGCCTGTTCTGCTCGACGCCGATGGTGGCGCTGTCACGCAACGTGCCGCGCAAGCAGGCGATGGAGATGCTGCTAACGGGCGAGCCGATCCCGGCCGCACGCGCGCGCGAGATCGGCCTCGTCAATCGCGTGGTCGCCGCCGGCACCGAGCGCGACGCCGCGATCGCGCTGGCGCAGCAGGTCGCGCTGAAATCCGCCTACACCGTCAAGCTCGGCAAAGAGGCGTTCTATCGCCAGGCGGAGATGAGCCTTGCCGAAGCCTATCGCTATGCGGCAGAGGTGATGACCGAGAACATGATGGCGCGCGACGCCGAGGAAGGCATCGGCGCCTTCATCGAGAAGCGCGCGCCGACATGGAAGGATGAGTGA